From Penicillium digitatum chromosome 5, complete sequence, one genomic window encodes:
- a CDS encoding RNA polymerase II Elongator complex associated protein Kti12, putative, with translation MPLVVLTGYPCSGLTYRANQLASLFEKHQDEVFAAAKAGAQVSLKSRYKVHVVASHDSSHPRIVYDHARTEKEARGVAYARAKRVLKRDSIVILDGMNYIKGWRYQLWCEAKAAQTTCCVVHVGTPIDQCIANNDARLRRDASKEADSKISDAQTLETQDTPTPDSAESTEEDTEEAYPSELLNNLIFRYEEPSTHSRWDKPLFTVPWADLEPPVADIFEALTGVVLQSTEAPTETALPSLLDSLASTTISDVASTATGTRGGGRSGLSNRARIIPHQATVQAAATDSNAMYAMEKRTSAVVTAIRNFTQKYPSAEVALAQSDRADAIAIDIPETTIAILVPSHVAMTGTTDELAAAGGVLALPRLQRLRRQWIGLNRSYIGRGHGSGGGALSADQIGDAFVRFLNAEFSGVVVEAAEE, from the exons ATGCCG CTCGTTGTTTTAACGGGATACCCGTGCTCCGGTCTTACTTACCGCGCCAATCAACTCGCATCTCTGTTTGAGAAACACCAAGATGAAGTATTCGCAGCAGCCAAAGCAGGCGCACAGGTCTCCTTGAAGTCTCGATACAAGGTCCATGTGGTCGCTTCACACGACTCCTCTCATCCACGGATTGTTTACGACCATGCCCGCACCGAGAAGGAGGCGCGCGGCGTCGCCTACGCGAGAGCCAAGCGGGTGCTCAAGCGGGACAGCATCGTCATCCTCGACGGAATGAATTATATCAAAGGATGGAGGTACCAGCTGTGGTGCGAGGCGAAAGCTGCGCAAACAACATGCTGTGTG GTTCACGTCGGGACACCCATCGACCAGTGCATCGCCAACAACGACGCTCGACTGCGCCGAGACGCTAGCAAGGAAGCAGATTCAAAGATATCGGATGCGCAGACCTTAGAAACTCAAGATACCCCCACGCCCGACTCCGCAGAGTCCACCGAGGAGGACACGGAGGAGGCCTACCCTTCTGAACTGCTCAATAACCTCATCTTCCGCTACGAGGAACCAAGTACCCACAGCCGCTGGGATAAGCCCCTTTTCACCGTTCCCTGGGCGGACCTAGAACCCCCGGTAGCAGATatcttcgaagccttgaCAGGCGTAGTCCTCCAATCAACCGAAGCTCCCACTGAAACAGCCCTCCCAAGCCTACTGGATTCCCTCGCGTCCACCACCATCTCAGACGTTGCTAGCACAGCTACAGGAACTCGAGGTGGCGGCCGCAGCGGGCTCTCAAACCGCGCCCGAATCATCCCGCACCAAGCCACTGTGCAAGCAGCGGCAACAGACTCAAACGCAATGTACGCAATGGAAAAGCGGACATCGGCAGTCGTGACCGCAATACGCAATTTCACGCAGAAATACCCATCGGCCGAAGTAGCACTTGCGCAGAGCGATCGCGCCGATGCAATCGCCATTGACATTCCCGAGACAACGATTGCCATCCTTGTTCCGTCCCATGTCGCCATGACTGGAACGACGGATGAACTCGCCGCTGCTGGTGGAGTTTTGGCTCTGCCGCGGCTCCAGCGGCTGCGAAGACAGTGGATTGGTTTGAACAGATCGTACATTGGTCGGGGTCATGGCTCTGGAGGCGGTGCGCTGTCGGCTGATCAGATTGGAGATGCGTTTGTGCGGTTTCTCAATGCTGAGTTCTCGGGTGTGGTTGTAGAGGCTGCTGAAGAATAG
- a CDS encoding Putative nicotinamide N-methyltransferase — protein MTDDFDSGDLFQDPEGYYPEDEPPTFAEHTMLSGQKVRVRLVGSHPLYGNLLWNAGRTSSHYIEEHAEALIRNKDVLEIGAAAGVPSIVSAILGARTVVMTDYSDPDLVQNMKYNAELSASAIPAREDGKPRLHVDGYKWGSDVSPLRAYLPPAIDGSPSLFDVLIMADVVYSHREHPNLIKTMQQSMKKDPKSVALVIFTPYQPWLLPKTEQFFPLAEASGFAVTKIFEKVMDTVLFEKDPGDERLRKTVFGYELRWAKDQLENSSKAV, from the exons ATGACCGACGATTTCGATTCAGGGGATCTGTTCCAGGACCCGGAAGGGTACTATCCTGAGGATGAGCCCCCGACATTTGCCGAGCATACCATGCTATCGGGACAGAAAGTGCGCGTCCGTCTTGTGGGCAGCCACCCCCTCTAT GGAAACCTGCTATGGAACGCCGGCCGAACTAGCTCTCATTACATTGAGGAGCATGCCGAGGCTCTCATCCGAAACAAGGATGTCCTCGAGATTGGTGCCGCGGCAGGCGTGCCCAGCATCGTGAGCGCCATTCTAGGTGCCCGGACAGTGGTAATGACCGATTATTCGGATCCTGATCTAGTTCAAAACATGAAGTACAATGCAGAGTTGTCGGCCAGTGCCATTCCCGCGAGGGAAGACGGAAAGCCCCGCCTTCACGTCGATGGCTACAAATGGGGCAGCGATGTGAGCCCGCTGCGGGCGTATCTGCCTCCTGCTATCGATGGTTCTCCATCCCTGTTTGACGTCCTGATCATGGCGGACGTGGTATACAGCCATCGTGAGCACCCGAATTTGATCAAGACCATGCAGCAGTCCATGAAGAAGGACCCGAAGTCTGTTGCTCTGGTGATTTTCACCCCCTACCAGCCCTGGCTGTTACCCAAGACCGAGCAATTTTTCCCGTTGGCCGAGGCGAGCGGTTTCGCTGTCACCAAGATCTTTGAGAAGGTGATGGACACAGTACTATTTGAGAAAGATCCTGGC GATGAAAGGCTCCGAAAAACCGTGTTCGGATATGAACTCCGATGGGCGAAGGATCAATTGGAGAATTCATCCAAGGCTGTTTGA
- a CDS encoding Amidase family protein — translation MAVKYARFYSSPMDDETDSTPLEVYGLEQREPSIYSKPPKLLRRVSQVLGDIREDLSMDARQTTEKLKRRSTMFYDGPGFTTPLSRPEAPVTSHRPPRPRSMSIISFDNWSPKGGMSQRISRRLSIFSSRGKPTSSQEGSISSPNLIGSSTQCANRSQASFVS, via the coding sequence ATGGCTGTCAAGTATGCTCGGTTTTACTCGTCCCCCATGGATGATGAAACCGACTCAACCCCTCTAGAAGTCTACGGCCTAGAGCAGCGAGAACCCTCCATCTATAGCAAACCTCCTAAACTACTTCGTCGAGTGTCGCAAGTCCTAGGCGATATTCGTGAAGACCTTTCAATGGACGCTCGCCAAACTACCGAAAAACTCAAGCGTCGCTCAACAATGTTCTACGACGGACCCGGTTTCACGACTCCCCTATCTCGCCCAGAGGCTCCGGTGACATCCCACAGACCCCCGCGGCCGCGGTCCATGTCCATCATCTCCTTCGACAACTGGTCTCCGAAAGGAGGAATGAGCCAACGGATCTCCCGTCGGTTGTCAATCTTCTCTTCGCGAGGCAAGCCTACTAGCTCCCAGGAGGGCAGCATATCGTCGCCGAATTTGATCGGTTCATCAACTCAATGCGCGAACAGGAGCCAAGCATCGTTCGTTTCATAG
- a CDS encoding metacaspase B yields the protein MYYPPPDPPPGQGSPPWGGYQPPQWQPPPQPYPQPYGYHLQSSYPGPSHSPYPPSPYPQFPQYPQYPQYPQYPQYPQYPPSATPPYGPPSRPPSHQHTLIAPQNGFSRAHSPNLPPTPPQNFQQFGGGAPSSYRFQYSACTGRRRALLIGINYAGQPNALKGCINDVTNMSNFLTQRFGYKREDMVILTDDQRNPMSLPTKANILRAMQWLVKDAHPNDSLFIHFSGHGGRTPDLDGDEDDGFDDVIYPLDYRQAGHIVDDEMHAIMVRPLRPGVRLTAIFDSCHSGTALDLPYVYSTQGVLKEPNLAKEAAQDLFSAFTSYGQGDFSSVASTAIGFFKKAVNGESARERTIMTKTSPADVVMFSGSKDTQTSADTFQDGQARGALSWAFIKSLQQWPQQSYRQLLNTIRNELEGKYSQKPQLSCSHPLDTNLRFVM from the exons ATGTATTATCCTCCTCCAGATCCTCCTCCAGGACAAGGGTCACCCCCATGGGGAGGATATCAACCTCCCCAATGGCAACCCCCACCTCAGCCCTATCCTCAGCCCTACGGTTATCATCTCCAATCATCGTATCCAGGCCCAAGCCATTCCCCCTACCCGCCATCGCCTTATCCACAATTTCCTCAGTATCCCCAGTATCCCCAGTATCCCCAGTATCCCCAGTATCCCCAGTATCCTCCCTCTGCTACCCCACCGTATGGTCCCCCCTCTCGTCCTCCCTCCCACCAGCATACCCTGATTGCCCCGCAAAATG GATTTTCTCGTGCACATTCCCCGAATCTGCCCCCAACCCCACCCCAGAATTTCCAGCAATTCGGTGGAGGGGCTCCCTCAAGCTACAGATTCCAGTACTCGGCTTGTACCGGTCGCCGCCGGGCTCTGCTAATCGGAATCAACTATGCAGGACAGCCGAATGCACTAAAAGGCTGTATCAACGACGTCACTAACATGTCCAACTTCCTGACCCAGAGATTCGGGTACAAGCGGGAGGACATGGTCATTCTCACCGATGACCAACGAAACCCAATGAGCCTCCCCACCAAGGCCAACATTCTACGTGCCATGCAGTGGCTCGTGAAAGATGCCCACCCGAACGATTCCTTGTTCATCCACTTCTCCGGCCATGGAGGTCGTACTCCCGATCTAGATGGAGACGAGGACGATGGATTTGACGATGTCATCTACCCATTGGATTACCGCCAAGCCGGTCACATTGTTGACGATGAAATGCATGCCATTATGGTGCGCCCACTGCGGCCCGGAGTGCGATTGACGGCGATTTTCGATTCATGTCACTCGGGCACTGCGTTGGATCTGCCGTACGTCTACTCGACGCAGGGCGTTCTCAAGGAGCCCAACCTGGCCAAGGAGGCAGCCCAGGACTTGTTCAGTGCATTCACTTCGTATGGACAAGGCGATTTCTCCAGCGTCGCCTCCACGGCCATCGGGTTCTTCAAAAAGGCAGTCAATGGTGAGTCGGCCCGGGAGCGCACAATCATGACCAAGACCTCTCCGGCCGACGTTGTGATGTTCTCAGGGTCCAAGGACACACAAACCTC AGCGGATACCTTCCAGGACGGACAGGCGCGTGGTGCACTGAGTTGGGCGTTTATTAAATCCCTGCAACAGTGGCCACAACAGAGTTATCGGCAGCTACTGAACACGAtccgaaatgagctcgagggCAAATACTCGCAGAAGCCACAATTAAGCTGCAGCCATCCTCTTG ATACCAACCTACGCTTTGTGATGTAA
- a CDS encoding Cyclin-like F-box codes for MTLRNLDTLPFDVFYQIATSLDDRDLVNLSRTNRTLYSLSQSEQIARKTVENVLPYSKEGQAALAAHSGFRKAVGHRLAIHEAVATADPYSVVCLGYGAEFLYNQGYLCYRSDYWIRVLDVHGTAFRERVLDLREVIPRLPPTGPVEPGAEDRVTLLNYCDNILVFRVADLNATEDALLVVNLAWRKTHQGRFLLHGEIPASAPIFVRHCGSYMWYGTFSSTDGSDGVWSITGVDLESSLSIDVSLDRVVDGDLGQTLCFEIHDEHLYAVSTQRVVDNEVHSSFYHWFCYAPREDGRKWNGRLWRREHQEGPINEMWTDLSIRKDETTGRPVILECRREWRDGKSENHRTCYTQRLPTPEEALAPLSGGTGDNPSGVSMDDDLENEHPYYERPAKRLRRNYHAEYESGSTKRQEFIAARTKHRSYHLGASAFVDIVNDPTGNSLRSRDRIRLRTVSRKRKGPIDEEGIEGPRNRLFQPTQVGPDGLPIEGSEERFECRGVRMWPPDDAPPALQELLCPSPRTGSVKSIADERSIIYSIDAPGLPPHQQALILLNFDPHFQIPMTTPLPTATSPPEYQAPRELFPKTLKPPPPYFPSSNLVKDAPPFYMGIKRGYYLRGIRDRFWKTLDP; via the exons ATGACTCTAAGGAATTTGGATACTCTTCCATTTGATGTATTTTATCAGATCGCGACCTCGCTGGATGACCGTGATTTGGTAAACCTCAGTCGCACCAATCGTACTCTCTATTCTCTATCGCAAAGCGAACAGATTGCCCGCAAAACCGTCGAG AATGTTCTACCTTACAGCAAAGAAGGTCAAGCTGCTCTGGCAGCCCATTCGGGGTTTCGAAAAGCTGTCGGGCATCGGCTGGCTATTCACGAGGCGGTCGCCACGGCAGATCCATACTCGGTGGTTTGCCTAGGCTATGGGGCTGAGTTTCTTTACAACCAAGGCTATTTGTGCTACCGTTCCGACTATTGGATTCGGGTGCTGGACGTGCATGGTACTGCGTTCAGGGAGCGTGTTCTGGACCTCCGCGAGGTGATCCCTCGACTGCCGCCAACTGGCCCCGTAGAGCCGGGAGCTGAAGATCGGGTGACGCTCTTGAACTACTGCGACAATATTCTCGTCTTTCGAGTGGCCGATCTAAATGCGACCGAGGACGCCTTGCTCGTGGTCAATTTGGCGTGGCGGAAAACTCACCAGGGACGGTTCCTGCTCCATGGGGAAATCCCAGCATCGGCCCCCATTTTTGTACGGCACTGCGGATCCTACATGTGGTATGGCACCTTTAGCTCCACCGATGGTTCGGATGGTGTGTGGTCTATCACTGGGGTGGATCTCGAATCGTCTCTATCGATTGACGTCTCGCTCGACCGCGTGGTCGATGGCGATCTTGGCCAAACACTGTGTTTTGAGATACATGATGAACATCTCTATGCAGTTTCGACCCAGCGGGTCGTCGATAATGAAGTACACTCCTCTTTTTACCATTGGTTCTGCTACGCTCCTCGCGAAGACGGCCGCAAATGGAACGGCCGCTTGTGGCGCCGAGAGCATCAAGAAGGCCCGATCAATGAGATGTGGACTGATCTTTCAATCCGCAAGGATGAGACGACGGGCCGGCCAGTCATTCTTGAATGCCGCCGTGAGTGGCGCGATGGCAAGAGCGAAAATCACCGTACATGCTACACACAGCGACTCCCCACGCCAGAAGAAGCTCTAGCACCCCTTTCAGGCGGCACTGGTGACAATCCCTCCGGGGTGTCGATGGATGATGACCTGGAGAACGAGCACCCCTACTATGAGCGACCTGCAAAGAGGTTGCGGCGGAATTACCATGCCGAGTATGAGTCTGGCTCTACCAAACGGCAGGAGTTCATTGCAGCTCGCACCAAGCACCGGAGCTACCACCTCGGTGCATCCGCCTTTGTTGACATTGTGAACGACCCCACCGGTAACAGTTTACGATCCCGAGATAGGATCCGGTTGCGTACGGTGTCGCGCAAGCGCAAAGGTCCTATTGACGAGGAGGGAATTGAGGGACCTCGCAATCGATTGTTCCAACCCACCCAGGTAGGCCCAGATGGCTTACCCATTGAAGGCTCCGAAGAACGCTTTGAGTGTCGTGGTGTGCGTATGTGGCCTCCAGATGACGCCCCGCCTGCATTACAAGAGTTGCTTTGTCCAAGTCCGCGCACTGGATCTGTGAAAAGTATTGCCGACGAACGCTCCATCATCTATTCGATTGACGCCCCTGGACTTCCCCCCCATCAACAAGCTCTGATCCTCCTTAACTTTGATCCTCATTTTCAAATCCCTATGACGACACCCCTTCCCACTGCTACCTCTCCTCCAGAGTACCAGGCTCCCCGGGAACTGTTCCCAAAGACGCTGAAGCCACCACCTCCGTATTTTCCTTCATCCAACTTGGTGAAAGACGCTCCACCCTTTTATATGGGTATCAAGCGCGGGTACTATCTGCGTGGGATAAGGGATCGATTTTGGAAGACTCTTGATCCATAA
- a CDS encoding Oxoglutarate/iron-dependent dioxygenase, giving the protein MSSSTFTSIPVLDFSQAQSPSKPTFLASLREALVNVGFFYLRNAPISVQTQEQFIEKALGLFELPLEKRLEIEMVNSPHFLGYSRLGAEITALQPDYREQFDFATELPAPGPDEPLYRNVVGPNQWPDETAIPGFRESFDAYLSEVSNLAESFPGLIAEALELPSTAFDPAFDSPQQHKLKLIKYPPPPGTSNAEFQGVGPHKDSGFLTFLLQGTPHHGLEVQNKTGTWIPAPPLPGTLVINIGRSLEALTGGICTATTHRVSLRPENFQDIAGSLGPRFSFPVFQGVSLDLSADTISLKIPAQIRDLVKNDQVQSDAEATFNEIFRGSIGQGTFIARVTSHQDVGQRWYPEILAKALKGQKDFLS; this is encoded by the exons ATG TCGAGTTCAACTTTCACGTCAATCCCTGTTCTGGATTTCTCTCAGGCCCAATCCCCATCTAAACCCACCTTTCTAGCAAGCCTTCGCGAGGCCCTTGTGAATGTTGGGTTTTTTTATCTTCGAAATGCCCCAATTTCGGTTCAAACCCAAGAACAATTCATAGAAAAGGCCCTAGGTCTTTTTGAACTACCACTTGAAAAAAGGCTTGAGATCGAGATGGTCAATAGTCCGCATTTTCTGGGCTACTCAAGGCTTGGTGCAGAAATTACGGCGTTGCAGCCTGATTATCGTGAACAATTCGAT TTTGCAACCGAGCTCCCTGCACCTGGTCCAGACGAGCCTTTGTATAGGAATGTGGTGGGTCCTAACCAG TGGCCGGATGAAACGGCAATCCCTGGATTTCGTGAATCATTCGACGCATATCTGTCGGAAGTGAGCAACCTAGCAGAGTCATTCCCAGGCTTGATCGCAGAGGCGTTAGAACTCCCGTCAACTGCATTCGATCCGGCTTTTGACAGCCCGCAGCAACACAAGCTGAAGTTGATCAAATACCCTCCCCCACCTGGAACTAGCAATGCCGAATTTCAAGGGGTTGGTCCTCATAAAGATTCCGGATTCCTCACGTTCCTTTTGCAGGGCACCCCTCACCATGGTCTCGAGGTCCAAAACAAAACCGGGACATGGATTCCTGCTCCGCCACTACCGGGAACGTTGGTTATTAACATTGGCCGGTCCTTAGAGGCCCTGACGGGGGGGATCTGCACGGCGACCACTCACCGCGTAAGCTTACGGCCGGAGAACTTTCAAGACATTGCGGGCTCTCTAGGACCTAGATTTTCCTTCCCGGTCTTCCAGGGAGTGAGTCTGGACCTGTCGGCCGATACGATCTCTTTGAAAATCCCAGCTCAGATTCGTGACTTGGTGAAAAATGACCAGGTCCAATCGGATGCCGAGGCAACTTTTAACGAAATCTTCCGTGGGAGTATTGGCCAGGGCACCTTCATTGCTCGAGTGACCAGTCACCAAGATGTTGGACAGCGGTGGTATCCGGAAATTTTAGCGAAAGCGTTGAAGGGTCAAAAGGATTTTCTGAGCTGA
- a CDS encoding Rhamnogalacturonan acetylesterase RgaE, whose protein sequence is MKSALLLSALIPSVLGATIYFAGDSTMAKGGNGARTAGWGEYVTPYTSLTVSNQAVAGRSARSYTREGRFDTIAAVVQSGDWVVIEFGHNDGGSLTPTDNGRTDCSGTGSEICSTTYNGVAETVLTFPAYIENATKAFKAKGANVIISSQTPNNPWESGTFIYSPSRFVGYAQLAAAAAGVPYVDHGAYVADRFQTLGLTAVDAYFPLDHTHTSGAGALVVAQAFFKAVVCGDVALNSSLSTTDFPGSCL, encoded by the exons ATGAAATcggctcttcttctctccgcGCTCATCCCTAGTGTGCTGGGTGCAACCATCTACTTTGCTGGTGACTCGACTATGGCAAAGGGGGGGAATGGAGCTCGCACTGCGG GGTGGGGCGAATATGTTACGCCCTATACCTCACTCACCGTCTCCAATCAAGCTGTCGCCGGCCGTAGCGCAAGGTCATATACACGTGAGGGTCGGTTTGATACCATCGCCGCAGTAGTTCAGTCTGGAGATTGGGTGGTCATCGAGTTCGGGCACAACGACGGTGGCTCTTTGACTCCCACCGACAATGGACGTACCGATTGTTCTGGCACAGGCAGCGAGATTTGTAGTACAACCTACAATGGGGTCGCCGAGACAGTGTTGACATTCCCGGCATATATAGAGAATGCCACCAAGGCGTTCAAGGCCAAGGGCGCGAATGTAATCATCTCGAGTCAAACACCCAACAACCCCTGGGAAAGTGGAACTTTCATTTATAGCCCGTCGCGTTTTGTGGGCTATGCGCAGCTAGCCGCGGCGGCGGCCGGCGTACCCTATGTTGACCATGGGGCTTATGTGGCAGACCGGTTCCAGACTCTCGGCCTGACTGCCGTCGATGCGTACTTCCCCTTGGACCACACGCATACCAGTGGAGCCGGTGCATTGGTGGTGGCTCAGGCCTTTTTCAAGGCTGTGGTCTGTGGGGATGTTGCGCTGAATAGTTCTCTCAGCACCACCGATTTCCCTGGCTCGTGTCTCTAG
- a CDS encoding Crotonase, core — translation MTDNYSFEFFTVHLPPDHQHLAHVEINRPERLNAFIEVMWENMAQIFNKLSSDPRVRAVVLSGAGEKAFTTGLDMKAASELLLSSDAKADPARKAAVLRRYLTAFQDCITAVERCEKPVIVALHGFSLGLGIDLSTATDVRLCARDTRFGVKEVDIGIAADIGTLSRLPKVVGNYGWVKEVALTAREFDAEEALRVGFVNAVYDNREATIAAAFKLASLIASKSPVAVQGTKEILNFSRDHSVQDGLRYTSVWNSTALQTQDISAALLSGLQKRTPTFEKL, via the exons ATGACTGACAACTActcttttgaattttttACCGTACACCTTCCCCCCGATCATCAACATTTAGCCcatgtggaaatcaatcGTCCAGAAAGGTTGAATGCCTTCATCGAAGT TATGTGGGAAAATATGGCCCAGATCTTCAACAAGCTCTCCTCAGATCCTCGCGTTCGCGCAGTCGTCCTCAGCGGTGCCGGAGAGAAGGCATTCACCACCGGGCTGGATATGAAAGCGGCTTCAGAACTTCTTCTGTCGTCAGATGCTAAGGCCGACCCAGCTCGAAAGGCAGCCGTTTTGCGTCGCTATCTCACTGCCTTCCAGGACTGCATCACGGCAGTAGAGCGTTGTGAAAAGCCCGTCATCGTTGCTCTTCATGGATTCTCACTGGGACTCGGCATTGACCTATCAACGGCGACGGACGTGCGTCTCTGTGCCCGAGACACCCGCTTTGGAGTCAAGGAGGTTGATATCGGGATTGCAGCAGACATCGGTACCCTCAGCCGACTCCCCAAGGTGGTCGGAAATTACGGGTGGGTAAAGGAAGTCGCTCTGACAGCGCGCGAGTTTGACGCGGAGGAGGCGCTGCGGGTGGGATTCGTTAATGCGGTGTACGACAATCGTGAAGCCACCATTGCGGCCGCATTCAAGCTCGCCTCCTTGATAGCCAGCAAAAGCCCCGTGGCCGTGCAAGGCACCAAGGAGATCTTGAACTTCTCACGCGACCACTCAGTGCAAGATGGACTGCGTTATACGAGCGTATGGAATAGCACTGCTTTGCAGACTCAGGATATCTCGGCAGCTCTGCTGTCTGGGTTGCAAAAGCGTACTCCAACATTCGAGAAACTGTAA
- a CDS encoding Heat shock protein Hsp30/Hsp42, putative, which translates to MSFLRASFPGSGDFAPLFRLLDDYDDHRSSRNQSAVRSFSPRFDIRESEEAYHFDGELPGIDQKDIDIEFSDPQTLLVKGRTEREYHNSYPPAEAEEGKETDKTKFTHRFWASERSVGEFQRVFSFPTSVDQHNVKASLKHGILSIEVPKASAATSKKITIE; encoded by the coding sequence CCTGGCTCTGGCGATTTCGCCCCTCTTTTCCGTCTCCTTGACGACTACGATGACCACCGCTCTTCCCGCAACCAGTCCGCGGTTCGCTCGTTCTCTCCCCGCTTTGACATTCGTGAGAGTGAAGAGGCATACCATTTTGATGGCGAACTGCCTGGCATCGATCAAAAAGACATCGATATCGAGTTCTCCGACCCCCAGACTCTGCTTGTCAAGGGCCGCACTGAGCGCGAGTATCACAACTCCTATCCACcagccgaggccgaggaaggCAAGGAGACCGACAAAACCAAGTTCACTCACCGGTTCTGGGCCAGCGAGCGCTCAGTCGGCGAGTTCCAGCGAGTCTTCTCCTTCCCGACCTCTGTCGATCAGCACAATGTCAAAGCCAGTCTGAAACACGGTATCCTGTCCATTGAGGTGCCCAAGGCCTCTGCCGCTACTTCCAAGAAGATCACAATTGAGTGA